The window GCATTTTGCCGCCATGCGTCGTCTGTAAACCTTACTCAGACTATATTTCAGAAAAAAAATTAACTTTTACCTAAAATTTAGGATTTGGCAGACTAGAGCCACTACTTTTAGCCGTACCATTTGAACCCCTCTAATTTTTGTAGCCTGAAACCCTTGTGGCTACGTGACAAAATGCTGTGCCAAATAACTTAGACTTTTATTGGTACTGTCAAAACAAGCGTTTTCTCCGTTTTTTGATGAAAAGAGGGATTTTATTTCTGTAGCTCCTTCATGGCAAGCTTTTCAAGCTTTACGTGGCGGCAAAATCTGTCTTGGCTACTTTTACCCCAACTGGTTAGAAAAAGGTCTGCCGGAAAATCTGAATTTGCGGATCTCATTACATGCTGGCCCAGTTTACCAATATGTAAACCCAGTAACTAAAGATACTAGTTATATTGGCACTCATGTCAGCTATGCCGCGAGAATTGAATCGATAACTCCGCCTGGCAAAGTTTATGGCAGTCAAGCCTTTGCCGCACTAGCTTGCAGTCTAGGAGTTCAGGATTTTAGTTGTGATTATGTAGGACAGATTCCTTTCGCTAAAGGATACGGTACATTTCCTACTTATCATGTACGCCGACAAACAAGTTTTTGATGCATCACAATTAATGTTGATTAAAAACATAGCAAACCTTATAGTAATTTCACCAGATCAAACCATACTAGACGCAAACTGAGTAACTTAATATGACAGACGTTTTTATCTCCTATTCGCGCCGGGACAAAGAATTCGTCGTTACTCTCCAAAACGCACTCAAAGCTCAGAATCGTGAAACTTGGGTTGACTGGAAAGATATTCCTTTAACTGCTGATTGGTGGGCAGAAATTGAAGCAGGGATTGAGGCAACAAACACCTTTGTTTTTGTAATTAGCCCAGATTCGATTGTCTCTAAAGTCTGCAATCAAGAGATTGAACACGCAGTTAAAAATAATAAGCGCCTTGTGCCAATTGTGCGGCGAGAAGGCTTTGATATGGAACAGGTGAATCCTGCGCTTTCTAAGCACAACTGGCTGTTCTTTCGGGAACAAGATGATTTCGATAGTGTTTTTCCCCAGCTAATTCAAGCGATTGATACTAATTTAGAATATGTGCGTGGGCATACGCGCTTGCTGATTCGGGCGCTGGAGTGGGAGAACAAGGGACGTAACGATAGCTTTTTGTTACGTGGGACTGATTTAGAAGCAGCAGAGCAATGGCTTGTTTATAGTGCTGCTCAACAACCACAACCTACAGAACAGCAGAAGAACTATATTACTAAAAGCCGCGAAGCTGAAGCAGCGCATCAAAGATTGATGAAAGCTGGACACCAGGCCAGGCAGATGGTTCGCATTGGCTCTGGTGTGCTGGGTGTGATGTTAATACTAGCAGCAATAGTTGGAGTCTGGGCAAACAAAACTATTCAAGAAGCACAAGAAGGCACAAGGCTAGAGCGAGAGGGAGTAGCAGCTTTACAGCAGTTTGAGGTGCAGTCAATAGAAGCCTTATTCTCAGCTATGAGCGCAGGGCAAGGCTTGCAGCCACTAGTTAAGGATGGTCGCCCTTTAGAACAATATCCAGCCACCAGCCCCATATTAGCTTTGCAAACAATTTTAGATGGGATTCAAGAACGGACGCGGCTTACAGGGCATCAGGATACGGTCAACAATGCCAGTTTTAGCCCGGATAGCAAGCTGATTGTCACTGCCAGTTCTGACAACACAGCGCGGGTATGGGACACAACGGGTAAGCTGTTAGCCCAACTCAAAGGGCATGAGAGTTATGTCAACAATGCCAGTTTTAGCCCGGATAGCAAGCTGATTGTTACTGCCAGTTTTGA is drawn from Tolypothrix sp. PCC 7712 and contains these coding sequences:
- a CDS encoding adenylate/guanylate cyclase domain-containing protein; this translates as MVLSKQAFSPFFDEKRDFISVAPSWQAFQALRGGKICLGYFYPNWLEKGLPENLNLRISLHAGPVYQYVNPVTKDTSYIGTHVSYAARIESITPPGKVYGSQAFAALACSLGVQDFSCDYVGQIPFAKGYGTFPTYHVRRQTSF